Proteins found in one Cheilinus undulatus linkage group 9, ASM1832078v1, whole genome shotgun sequence genomic segment:
- the ptprjb.1 gene encoding receptor-type tyrosine-protein phosphatase beta isoform X2, whose protein sequence is MKPLVRFCVSLLLLCALLEGAQPNCDSDNRQCSGNETETFTTDTKSISLESDPTCNLSSRTDTTGQGSLSDLTPGAVYPVFFGCFNCCKEITTKPEAVRDLSVSEITTSSVSLTWTKPNGNSSLYRVYWTDETNKWNKSTNETNMNVTGLTAGVEYTFTVSAVADDGQTEGENSTKTRYTKPGVVTDLRVHNVTTSSMFLTWTKPEGQSPSYKVQWTDEASKTVTETKTSINITDLTAGVQYDISVTAVAGDNTTEGESSTVSRYTKPALVDNLNAVDITTSSMFLNWTEPRGESPSFRVQWKIKNGKLIDTVNVTETSINITDLTAGVQYDTSVTAVAGDNTTEGESSTVSKYTKPAVVDNLSAVEITTSSVCLNWTKPEGENSFYRVQWENGDMNQTKTVTETSINITGLTAGVQYDISVTAVAGDNTTEGESSTVSKYTKPALVDNLHAVDITTSSVCLNWTKPEGENSFYRVQWENGDMNQTKTVTETSINITGLTAGVQYDISVTAVAGDNQTEGQSSTVSIYTKPAVVDNLSAVEITTSSMFLNWTEPRGERSFYRVQWRNGDMNKTKTVTDTSINITGLTAGVQYDISVTAVAGDNTTEGESSTVSKYTKPAVVNNLSAIEITTSSMFLNWTKPRGESPSFRVQWKIKNGKLIDTVNVTETSINITGLTAGVQYDISVTAVAGDNTTEGESSTVSKYTKPAVVDNLSAVEITTSSVCLNWTKPEGENSFYRVQWENGDMNQTKTVTETSINITGLTAGVQYDISVTAVAGDNTTEGESSTVSKYTKPALVDNLHAVDITTSSVCLNWTKPEGENSFYRVQWENGDMNQTKTVTETSINITGLTAGVQYDISVTAVAGDNQTEGQSSTVSIYTKPAVVDNLSAVEITTSSMFLNWTEPRGERSFYRVQWRNGDMNKTKTVTDTSINITGLTAGVQYDISVTAVAGDNTTEGESSTVSKYTKPAVVNNLSAIEITTSSMFLNWTKPRGESPSFRVQWKIKNGKLIDTVNVTETSINITDLTAGVQYDISVTAVAGDNTTEGESSTVSKYTKPGVVRDLSVSNVTTSSMFLSWTEPEGKRSTFRVQWKTKNGKFIETENVTETQISITGLTAGVHYEMSVTAVAGDGQTRGQSSTVSKYTKPGKVGSHTSSVTNYTISLNWKAPPGDVSEYRVDWHNGGTEMSNSTTSTFAKLSDLIPGTTYTIQITAVNGAHETGEPYIFTVVTKPAVVNNLIITGVTTTSVTLEWSKPKGNATSYIVQWLEGVKSLNDSTNETSLTIDGLTPGYEYSITVVAVSESPSNTGEGTSTSTFTKPVKPVNITVGPRGTDNLNIAWVLSEGRVDHYVVHILNKELMFSNNKTSKNTTVLFTGLYPGRVFVVTVTAEAGAHREMSDESQFATYPTPPGAIVITRRTNSSLHLGWATPALMENAPDVIYHVTYISSMDGAEKNESMVNKTDLLPLLAGTSYNISVKTIGPQGLTSSAVHTSTFTSPNPVLNLISHPKSISSVEVKWSPPREEKDYYTYYVQTHSPTGTPINRTVSTNSADLSDLESGTRYSISVRTIAAPGIESTEEFTSSYTKPTAVANVKAENVTTTSVRLSWSRQSDYKQSYSYLVMALHGAMRVHNDSTKTETYTFTNLCPGRLYTFKVITEVDGVESSVANTTSYTKPPVVSDILVTGDTTKLSVSWMAAECQVESFTVRLLRGEELVGNGTDLSNTTVNKVFEGLKPGVLYCAEVITESGPFRNTSPRVCNATFPNPPGPITVASQTVDSINFTWSLPENMDHMQYNFSVTTSNGSSLTTDRWFLLKGLLSGSPYNISVVTVGVNNFESTEVTARNYTRPYPAEVLAKKTEINPTTVTLFWEQKEIKPHYSYVVKASNNAPPETVDKTTKTISGLLSGTNYSFTVITQTEDGTQADPETVSFFTRPHGVRHLQAKTLNTTAVRLSWTDPMEYKPEYRYQVETTGCDTFKNINSTVNNTVISELTQGTECTFCVFVRAGDGIKGEANCISQYTEPETVQPSISSQGSNSSILVSWTKPQGRVDNFSVSLTSTSESGIQLNSSATSYLFENLSAGRVYFAVVSTLSGPFKRPSVNVTNATFPNPPGPISVLEKTTNSLEIKWEGAPQMSGASFFYQLTNISAKEGNFISTTSTSHTFSSLLSGTSYNISVATVGASDFQSAKVYRHMVTTRPFGVGSVRTTVEEEIINVTWDIPVQYKDSYRFILTRQSSEGNVSDTAKENTYNFTKLVPGSPYNISVTTETSDGTQSNTTWKSVCTKASPGTNFVCEGPNKTNAEVILTWKCPRGRYSSFKVYVDDNDHSTSSQCNLTVPNLRHYTEYKLTVETQSCGPASNQTVRCRTGITNPPSPGNLNLLVKVMEREHDRFTLNINSSLLNNTNGPIRYVGVLVMNENTDTSDFRSYLEKTHAQWDAGNTPAYLATVREINLQSRSEDAQLVIVVGDSSIWKGYTNGALKANRNYQLAIVLFTDLKLQSQLVNGAQSLVSVTQFSTVVFLPVNPAVIGLAVGATLGIFSILFFILIGFIIYWRRLSKKKSPDIQINPISVAVKVEDFEAYYKKQKADSNCGFAEEFEDLKTVGTGQTKTNALAPENKSKNRYNNVLPYDHSRVKLSIIHGSPHDDYINANYMPGYNSRKEFIAAQGPLPQTVNEFWRMIWEKNVQTLVMLTRCNEQGRVKCEQYWEHGTKHFENIIVTMTSEIPLKDWTIRDFDVKNVKTAETRSVRHFHFTAWPDHGVPETTELLISFRHLVREHMDQYSRHSPAVVHCSAGVGRTGTLIAIDRLINQIERENTVDVYGIVHDLRMHRPLMVQTEDQYVFLNQCALDIIRSRTGTNVDLIYQNIAAISIYENVEPKKGHSKNGY, encoded by the exons GGTGCTCAACCAAACTGTGACAGTGACA ATAGACAATGCTCTGGgaatgaaacagaaacatttacaaCAGACACAAAATCGATCAGCTTAGAATCAGATCCAACCTGTAACTTATCCAGCAGGACTGACACCACTGGACAGGGATCGCTGAGCGATTTGACTCCTGGAGCCGTCTACCCTGTGTTTTTCGGTTGTTTCAACTGCTGCAAAGAAATCACAACGA AGCCTGAAGCTGTCAGGGATCTCAGTGTCAGTGAAATCACAACCTCATCCGTGTCTCTGACCTGGACTAAACCAAATGGAAATAGCTCCCTCTACAGAGTCTACTGGACAGATGAAACAAATAAATGGAACAAGAGTACCAATGAAACAAACATGAATGTCACTGGGCTGACAGCTGGAGTAGAGTACACTTTTACAGTCAGTGCTGTAGCAGATGATGGTCAAACTGAAGGAGAGAATTCCACGAAAACTCGGTACACCA AGCCTGGAGTGGTTACGGATCTTCGAGTTCATAATGTCACAACATCCTCAATGTTTCTAACCTGGACTAAACCAGAAGGACAGAGCCCCTCCTATAAAGTACAGTGGACTGATGAGGCATCTAAGACTGTGACTGAGACAAAAACATCCATTAACATTACTGACCTGACTGCTGGGGTCCAGTATGACATAAGTGTCACTGCAGTGGCTGGAGATAACACAACAGAAGGAGAGAGTTCCACTGTTTCAAGATACACCA AGCCTGCATTGGTAGATAATCTCAATGCTGTTGATATCACAACATCCTCAATGTTTctgaactggactgaaccaagaGGAGAGAGCCCCTCTTTCAGAGTccagtggaaaataaaaaatggaaagcTTATTGACACTGTAAACGTGACAGAGACATCCATTAACATTACTGACCTGACTGCTGGGGTCCAGTATGACACAAGTGTCACTGCAGTGGCTGGAGATAACACAACAGAAGGAGAGAGTTCCACTGTTTCAAAATACACCA AGCCGGCAGTGGTCGATAATCTCAGTGCTGTTGAAATCACAACATCATCAGTGTGTCTGAACTGGACTAAACCAGAAGGAGAGAACTCTTTCTATAGAGTACAGTGGGAGAATGGAGACATGAATCAGACTAAAACTGTAACAGAGACATCCATTAACATTACTGGCCTGACTGCTGGGGTCCAGTATGACATAAGTGTCACTGCAGTGGCTGGAGATAACACAACAGAAGGAGAGAGTTCCACTGTTTCAAAATACACCA AGCCTGCATTGGTAGATAATCTTCATGCAGTTGACATCACAACATCATCAGTGTGTCTGAACTGGACTAAACCAGAAGGAGAGAACTCTTTCTATAGAGTACAGTGGGAGAATGGAGACATGAATCAGACTAAAACTGTAACAGAGACATCCATTAACATTACTGGCCTGACTGCTGGGGTCCAGTATGACATAAGTGTCACTGCAGTGGCTGGAGATAACCAAACTGAGGGACAAAGTTCCACTGTTTCAATATACACCA AGCCGGCAGTGGTCGATAATCTCAGTGCTGTTGAAATCACAACATCCTCAATGTTTCTGAACTGGACCGAACCACGAGGAGAGCGCTCCTTCTATAGAGTGCAGTGGAGGAATGGAGACATGAATAAGACTAAAACTGTAACAGACACATCCATTAACATTACTGGCCTGACTGCTGGGGTCCAGTATGACATAAGTGTCACTGCAGTGGCTGGAGATAACACAACAGAAGGAGAGAGTTCCACTGTTTCAAAATACACCA AGCCTGCAGTAGTGAATAATCTCAGTGCCATTGAAATCACAACATCCTCAATGTTTCTGAACTGGACTAAACCAAGAGGAGAGAGCCCCTCTTTCAGAGTccagtggaaaataaaaaatggaaagcTTATTGACACTGTAAACGTGACAGAGACATCCATTAACATTACTGGCCTGACTGCTGGGGTCCAGTATGACATAAGTGTCACTGCAGTGGCTGGAGATAACACAACAGAAGGAGAGAGTTCCACTGTTTCAAAATACACCA AGCCGGCAGTGGTCGATAATCTCAGTGCTGTTGAAATCACAACATCATCAGTGTGTCTGAACTGGACTAAACCAGAAGGAGAGAACTCTTTCTATAGAGTACAGTGGGAGAATGGAGACATGAATCAGACTAAAACTGTAACAGAGACATCCATTAACATTACTGGCCTGACTGCTGGGGTCCAGTATGACATAAGTGTCACTGCAGTGGCTGGAGATAACACAACAGAAGGAGAGAGTTCCACTGTTTCAAAATACACCA AGCCTGCATTGGTAGATAATCTTCATGCAGTTGACATCACAACATCATCAGTGTGTCTGAACTGGACTAAACCAGAAGGAGAGAACTCTTTCTATAGAGTACAGTGGGAGAATGGAGACATGAATCAGACTAAAACTGTAACAGAGACATCCATTAACATTACTGGCCTGACTGCTGGGGTCCAGTATGACATAAGTGTCACTGCAGTGGCTGGAGATAACCAAACTGAGGGACAAAGTTCCACTGTTTCAATATACACCA AGCCGGCAGTGGTCGATAATCTCAGTGCTGTTGAAATCACAACATCCTCAATGTTTCTGAACTGGACCGAACCACGAGGAGAGCGCTCCTTCTATAGAGTGCAGTGGAGGAATGGAGACATGAATAAGACTAAAACTGTAACAGACACATCCATTAACATTACTGGCCTGACTGCTGGGGTCCAGTATGACATAAGTGTCACTGCAGTGGCTGGAGATAACACAACAGAAGGAGAGAGTTCCACTGTTTCAAAATACACCA AGCCTGCAGTAGTGAATAATCTCAGTGCCATTGAAATCACAACATCCTCAATGTTTCTGAACTGGACTAAACCAAGAGGAGAGAGCCCCTCTTTCAGAGTccagtggaaaataaaaaatggaaagcTTATTGACACTGTAAACGTGACAGAGACATCCATTAACATTACTGACCTGACTGCTGGGGTCCAGTATGACATAAGTGTCACTGCAGTGGCTGGAGATAACACAACAGAAGGAGAGAGTTCCACTGTTTCAAAATACACCA AGCCTGGAGTGGTCCGGGATCTCAGTGTCTCTAATGTTACTACATCCTCTATGTTTCTGAGCTGGACTGAACCAGAAGGAAAGAGGTCTACTTTTAGAGTCcagtggaaaacaaaaaatggaaagttcattgaaactgaaaatgtgacagaaacacagattAGCATTACTGGGCTGACTGCTGGTGTCCACTATGAAATGAGTGTTACTGCAGTTGCAGGTGATGGCCAAACTAGGGGACAGAGTTCCACTGTTTCCAAATACACAA AACCTGGAAAAGTTGGGAGCCATACTTCATCTGTGACCAACTACACCATCTCCCTGAACTGGAAAGCACCTCCTGGTGACGTGTCTGAGTACAGGGTAGATTGGCACAATGGTGGGACAGAGATGTCAAACTCCACAACCTCTACCTTTGCCAAGCTATCAGACCTGATCCCTGGTACTACCTACACGATCCAGATCACCGCTGTAAATGGGGCTCATGAAACAGGAGAACCTTACATATTCACTGTTGTTACAA aaCCTGCTGTAGTCAATAATCTTATCATCACTGGAGTCACAACAACATCTGTGACTCTAGAGTGGTCTAAACCAAAGGGCAACGCCACGTCATACATCGTTCAGTGGCTGGAAGGAGTAAAAAGCTTGAATGACAGCACCAATGAAACATCCCTTACCATCGATGGTTTAACGCCTGGTTACGAGTACAGCATTACAGTGGTAGCTGTTTCTGAAAGTCCCTCAAACACAGGAGAGGGAACTTCAACATCTACCTTCACAA AACCTGTAAAGCCTGTGAATATCACTGTTGGACCCCGAGGAACTGATAACCTGAACATCGCATGGGTTTTGTCTGAAGGAAGGGTTGATCACTATGTGGTGCACATCTTAAATAAGGAACTGATGTTTTCTaacaacaaaacatcaaaaaacacCACTGTCCTCTTCACTGGTTTATATCCTGGGAGAGTCTTTGTCGTCACGGTGACTGCTGAGGCTGGAGCACACAGAGAGATgtctgatgagtctcaattTGCCACTT ACCCTACTCCTCCTGGTGCGATCGTCATCACTCGCAGGACTAACTCCTCACTCCACCTGGGTTGGGCGACTCCTGCTCTGATGGAGAATGCTCCTGACGTCATTTACCATGTCACCTACATCTCATCCATGGAcggtgcagaaaaaaatgaaagcatggTCAACAAAACTGAtctgttgccacttttagctgGAACTTCCTAtaacatttctgtgaaaacaATTGGACCCCAAGGCTTAACAAGCTCAGCTGTCCATACTTCTACTTTCACCT CACCTAACCCTGTGTTGAACCTCATATCCCACCCTAAATCCATCTCCTCCGTGGAAGTGAAATGGTCACCACCACGGGAAGAAAAGGACTATTACACATACTATGTCCAAACCCACAGCCCTACAGGGACACCCATAAACAGAACAGTCAGCACTAACAGTGCTGACTTATCAGACCTGGAGTCAGGAACGAGATACAGCATCAGCGTCAGGACGATAGCGGCACCAGGAATCGAATCAACAGAAGAATTCACATCCAGCTACACAA AACCCACAGCAGTGGCGAATGTCAAAGCAGAGAATGTGACAACGACATCTGTCCGGCTGTCCTGGTCCAGGCAGAGTGATTACAAACAGTCCTACTCCTACCTGGTGATGGCACTGCATGGTGCTATGCGGGTTCACAATGATTCAACCAAGACTGAGACGTACACCTTCACCAATCTGTGCCCTGGAAGACTGTATACTTTTAAAGTGATCACAGAGGTGGACGGGGTAGAATCCTCCGTGGCAAACACAACTAGTTACACAA AGCCTCCAGTGGTGTCTGACATCTTAGTCACAGGAGACACAACCAAGCTGTCAGTGAGCTGGATGGCAGCAGAGTGTCAGGTGGAATCGTTCACCGTCCGGCTGCTCAGAGGCGAGGAGCTGGTGGGAAACGGCACAGATCTAAGTAACACGACTGTAAACAAAGTGTTTGAGGGCCTGAAACCAGGAGTGCTGTACTGTGCAGAGGTGATCACTGAGAGTGGACCTTTTAGGAATACAAGTCCAAGAGTTTGCAACGCGACCT TTCCCAACCCTCCTGGTCCCATCACAGTGGCGTCTCAGACTGTGGACTCGATTAATTTCACCTGGTCCTTACCTGAGAACATGGACCACATGCAGTATAACTTCAGTGTGACCACATCTAATGGCTCCTCTTTGACCACAGACCGCTGGTTTCTGCTGAAAGGTCTACTGTCAGGAAGTCCGTACAACATCTCTGTTGTAACTGTTGGTGTGAACAACTTTGAGAGCACAGAGGTGACTGCACGAAACTATACAA GACCATATCCTGCAGAAGTGCTggcaaaaaagacagaaatcaaCCCAACTACAGTAACCTTGTTTTGGGAGCAGAAAGAGATCAAACCTCACTACTCTTATGTGGTGAAGGCTTCTAACAATGCTCCACCTGAAACAGTCGACAAAACCACAAAGACGATCAGTGGACTTCTCTCTGGGACGAACTACAGCTTTACTGTGATTACTCAGACAGAGGATGGCACTCAGGCAGATCCTGAGACTGTGTCTTTTTTTACAC GACCCCATGGTGTTAGACATTTACAGGCTAAAACCTTAAACACAACAGCTGTCCGTCTGTCTTGGACTGACCCTATGGAATACAAACCAGAGTACAGATATCAGGTTGAGACTACAGGCTGTGACACCTTCAAAAACATCAACTCCACAGTAAACAACACTGTAATCTCTGAGCTCACCCAAGGGACCGAATGCACCTTCTGTGTCTTTGTCAGGGCAGGAGACGGCATTAAAGGAGAAGCAAATTGCATCTCTCAGTACACAG AGCCTGAGACAGTGCAGCCCAGTATCTCCAGTCAGGGCTCCAACAGTTCAATCCTGGTGTCGTGGACCAAGCCTCAAGGGAGAGTGGACAACTTCAGCGTTTCTTTGACAAGCACCTCTGAATCTGGAATACAGCTGAACTCCAGTGCTACCTCCTATCTTTTTGAGAACCTGTCTGCTGGAAGAGTTTATTTCGCAGTGGTATCCACACTGAGCGGACCCTTCAAGAGACCATCTGTAAATGTTACAAATGCAACTT TCCCCAACCCTCCTGGCCCAATTTCAGTGCTGGAAAAGACAACTAACTCACTTGAAATTAAATGGGAGGGGGCTCCTCAGATGTCTGGTGCTTCATTCTTCTACCAGCTGACTAACATATCAGCAAAGGAAGGCAACTTCATCTCTACCACCAGCACCAGTCACACTTTCTCCTCCCTGCTGTCTGGCACCTCCTATAACATCTCAGTGGCTACAGTGGGTGCTTCAGATTTTCAGAGTGCGAAGGTTTACCGCCACATGGTCACCACAA GACCGTTTGGTGTGGGTTCTGTTCGCACTACTGTGGAGGAGGAGATCATTAATGTCACATGGGACATACCTGTTCAATACAAGGACAGCTATCGGTTCATTTTGACAAGGCAGAGCTCAGAAGGAAATGTCAGTGACACAGCAAAGGAAAACACATACAATTTTACCAAACTTGTTCCTGGCAGCCCTTACAACATCAGTGTGACCACAGAGACGTCTGATGGCACGCAGAGTAATACAACATGGAAATCTGTCTGCACAA AGGCGAGCCCTGGGACAAACTTTGTGTGTGAGGgtccaaacaaaacaaatgcagaaGTCATCCTGACCTGGAAATGTCCTCGTGGTCGGTACTCCAGCTTCAAGGTTTATGTTGACGATAATGACCATTCAACAAGCTCCCAGTGTAATCTCACGGTGCCCAACCTTCGTCACTACACTGAGTACAAGCTGACTGTGGAGACACAGAGCTGTGGACCAGCCAGCAATCAGACTGTTCGCTGCAGGACAGGAATCACAA ATCCTCCCTCTCCAGGAAACCTTAACTTACTGGTGAAAGTTATGGAAAGAGAACATGACAGATTTACGCTTAACATTAACTCCAGCCTTCTGAACAACACAAACGGGCCGATCAGATATGTTGGAGTACTGGTGATGAATGAAAACACTG ACACCTCTGACTTTAGAAGCTACTTGGAGAAAACTCATGCACAGTGGGATGCAGGAAACACTCCAGCATATCTGGCAACAGTCAGAGAGATAAACCTTCAATCCCGCAGCGAGGACGCCCAGCTAGTCATAGTGGTTGGAGATAGTAGCATATGGAAAGGCTACACTAATGGTGCTCTGAAAGCCAACCGCAATTACCA ATTGGCTATTGTCTTGTTCACTGATCTGAAACTCCAAAGTCAGCTTGTGAATGGTGCACAGTCACTGGTCTCAGTAACACAATTCAGTACAGTCGTCTTTCTCCCAGTAAACCCAG CTGTGATCGGCCTCGCTGTCGGAGCAACTTTGGGAATTTTTTccatcctcttcttcatcctcattGGCTTCATTATTTACTGGAGAAG GttatccaaaaaaaaatcacctgaCATCCAGATTAACCCCATCAG TGTGGCTGTGAAGGTTGAGGACTTTGAGGCGTACTACAAGAAGCAGAAAGCCGACTCCAACTGTGGCTTTGCCGAGGAATTTGAG GACCTAAAAACTGTTGGAACAGGACAGACTAAAACAAACGCCCTGGCTCCAGAGAACAAGTCCAAGAACCGCTACAACAACGTGCTTCCCT ATGACCACTCTAGGGTGAAACTCTCTATCATCCATGGGAGTCCACATGATGACTACATCAATGCTAACTACATGCCG GGTTACAACTCCAGGAAGGAGTTTATAGCAGCCCAGGGTCCTCTGCCGCAAACAGTCAACGAGTTCTGGAGGATGATCTGGGAGAAGAATGTACAGACTCTGGTCATGCTGACACGCTGCAATGAACAGGGACGG GTAAAATGTGAGCAGTACTGGGAACACGGCACCAAGCACTTTGAAAACATCATTGTAACAATGACCTCTGAAATCCCCCTGAAAGACTGGACCATCAGGGACTTTGATGTGAAAAAT GTGAAAACTGCAGAGACCCGCTCAGTTCGTCACTTCCACTTCACAGCCTGGCCGGATCACGGTGTGCCAGAGACCACCGAGCTCCTAATAAGTTTCAGACATCTGGTCAGAGAGCACATGGACCAGTACTCCAGACACTCTCCTGCTGTGGTCCACTGCAG TGCTGGTGTTGGTAGAACTGGTACCTTGATAGCCATCGATCGTCTAATCAACCAGATTGAGAGGGAAAATACGGTGGACGTGTACGGCATCGTCCATGATCTGCGCATGCACAGACCCCTCATGGTGCAGACAGAG GACCAGTATGTCTTCTTAAACCAGTGTGCCTTGGACATCATCAGATCAAGAACTGGAACCAATGTGGATCTAATCTACCAAAACATCGCTGCGATCTCTATTTACGAGAATGTGGAGCCAAAGAAAGGACATTCCAAAAACGGGTACTAG